Proteins encoded in a region of the Corynebacterium genitalium ATCC 33030 genome:
- a CDS encoding GNAT family N-acetyltransferase, which yields MIDAVFRPLSDGDRVLLGQATLGNVNWNGDRFTLDQVRETEALAHCLEFDPERGDIGIVAERDGRAVGVAWVFFLPAENPGFGYVDADIPELSLWVHPNARGQGLGRQLLRELLDASSQRAIDAVSLSVEEGNFARQLYLSEGFKDVPGSGVNGVMVRQLRR from the coding sequence ATGATCGACGCAGTATTCCGGCCGCTGTCAGACGGCGACCGCGTATTACTGGGGCAGGCCACGCTCGGGAACGTGAATTGGAACGGTGATCGTTTCACCCTTGATCAGGTCAGGGAGACCGAAGCGTTAGCTCATTGCCTCGAGTTTGATCCTGAGCGCGGGGACATCGGGATTGTAGCGGAGAGGGATGGTCGGGCTGTGGGCGTCGCGTGGGTGTTTTTCCTGCCAGCTGAGAACCCGGGGTTCGGGTACGTTGATGCGGATATCCCCGAGTTGAGCCTGTGGGTTCATCCCAATGCGCGCGGCCAAGGGCTTGGCCGTCAGCTTCTGCGGGAGCTTCTTGACGCTTCCTCGCAGCGAGCAATCGATGCGGTCAGCTTGTCCGTTGAAGAGGGAAATTTTGCCCGGCAGCTCTACCTCTCGGAGGGGTTTAAGGACGTCCCCGGATCCGGAGTTAACGGCGTCATGGTACGCCAACTCCGCCGCTAG
- a CDS encoding EamA family transporter, with product MPASAQEGSAVSPLRPVILILIGSLGNQSSSVISSTLFAQLGTVAVSTLRLALSAAFLFVIFRPRLTKLSRERWINAVIYGAAMAAMNQFFFAAVARIPLGVAVTLDFLGPCLVSFFGIKFWQGRVWALVAFAGIVLITGPSSGLDPLGITFGLIGGGFFAAYTVFAERVGKTEGGLGDLAISVAVAAILTFPLVAPSLGNVDKRAWLILTIAAVVGVVIPYIADTLAAKFSSAQVVGTLFALDPVLGSLLGWLFAGDQLTARMVIGIAMVTVAGAAITWQSAPKNETKPEPF from the coding sequence ATGCCTGCTAGTGCACAAGAGGGCAGCGCCGTATCGCCGCTGCGCCCAGTGATCCTCATCCTCATCGGATCGTTGGGGAACCAATCATCGTCCGTCATTTCCTCGACGTTGTTTGCTCAGCTTGGCACGGTGGCTGTGTCGACGCTTCGTCTTGCCCTCTCTGCGGCGTTCCTGTTCGTCATCTTCCGGCCAAGGCTCACCAAGCTCAGCCGCGAACGATGGATCAATGCCGTCATCTACGGTGCGGCCATGGCGGCAATGAACCAATTCTTCTTTGCTGCGGTCGCCCGTATCCCGTTGGGCGTCGCGGTCACATTGGACTTCCTCGGGCCGTGCTTAGTGTCGTTTTTTGGGATCAAGTTCTGGCAGGGCAGGGTATGGGCTCTCGTGGCGTTTGCAGGGATCGTGCTCATCACGGGCCCTTCCTCAGGTCTGGACCCGCTCGGGATCACATTCGGTCTCATTGGGGGAGGCTTCTTTGCTGCCTACACTGTGTTCGCTGAACGCGTTGGAAAAACCGAAGGCGGGCTTGGGGACTTAGCAATCTCCGTAGCAGTCGCCGCGATTCTCACCTTCCCACTGGTTGCGCCGTCGCTTGGAAACGTCGATAAGCGCGCATGGCTGATCCTCACCATTGCCGCAGTTGTGGGAGTGGTCATTCCGTACATTGCGGACACATTGGCGGCGAAGTTCTCCTCGGCACAGGTCGTCGGCACGCTTTTTGCTCTTGATCCTGTGCTTGGTTCTCTGCTCGGATGGCTCTTCGCCGGTGACCAACTCACCGCGCGCATGGTCATCGGCATTGCGATGGTGACCGTTGCGGGCGCGGCCATTACCTGGCAGTCGGCTCCGAAGAACGAGACAAAGCCCGAGCCTTTCTAA